A section of the Syntrophorhabdaceae bacterium genome encodes:
- a CDS encoding FAD-dependent oxidoreductase, giving the protein MKKDQTHYCDVLIIGSGIAGLSCAITAADLGLDVIIVTKESSVEESNTFYAQGGIVARGQDDTPELLAEDIIQAGDGISNPDAVKIIAHEGPGMVQDFLIKKVGVPFSRSGEDEFEFAREASHSRRRILHSKDSTGKAIEVALVAKAAGYTNIRTFSGYPAIDLL; this is encoded by the coding sequence ATGAAAAAGGACCAAACCCACTACTGTGATGTCCTGATAATCGGTTCCGGCATAGCGGGGCTGTCCTGCGCCATAACCGCCGCCGATCTCGGGCTCGACGTCATCATTGTCACAAAGGAAAGCTCCGTCGAGGAATCGAACACCTTCTACGCACAGGGCGGCATCGTGGCCCGGGGCCAGGACGATACACCGGAACTTCTCGCCGAGGACATCATCCAGGCCGGCGACGGCATCTCCAATCCCGATGCCGTAAAGATCATCGCCCACGAGGGGCCCGGAATGGTCCAGGACTTCCTCATCAAGAAAGTGGGCGTCCCCTTTTCACGGTCCGGCGAAGATGAATTCGAGTTCGCCCGCGAGGCAAGCCATTCGCGCAGGAGGATACTCCACTCCAAGGATTCCACGGGAAAGGCCATCGAGGTGGCCCTCGTCGCGAAAGCGGCCGGATACACCAACATCCGCACCTTTTCCGGCTACCCCGCGATAGACCTTCT
- the nadA gene encoding quinolinate synthase NadA yields the protein MTANEAISREETRERITAAREKLGKDLVILAHYYQNIDIVRAADFVGDSLQLAQSASKQIGARNIVFCAVSFMAEMARILCQPHQKVFHPELDAKCPLAEMAVIGDVEKAWKLLTDTGRRFIPVVYVNSRADLKAFCGKNGGFVCTSANAGKAMEHVISQGAVPFFFPDENLGRNTAHTMGISDDEMFLWEPQEDITAAALSDIAHKKAILWRGFCYVHTAFKPSDIEEIKKAYGDIGVIVHPECTPDVVSLSDHVGSTSYIKNTVEAAAAGTKWAIGTEINFVNRLKADHPDKLIVPLKEWGCREMARVTSQKFLAVLENLVEGRAQPEVAVNPENAQYARVALERMLAIK from the coding sequence GTGACGGCAAACGAAGCTATTTCAAGAGAAGAGACCAGGGAGCGTATCACCGCTGCCAGGGAAAAGCTGGGCAAGGACCTCGTCATCCTCGCTCATTATTATCAGAATATCGATATCGTCCGCGCCGCCGATTTCGTGGGGGATTCCCTCCAGCTTGCTCAGAGCGCGTCGAAACAGATCGGAGCAAGGAACATAGTCTTCTGTGCCGTCTCCTTCATGGCCGAGATGGCGCGCATCCTTTGTCAGCCTCATCAGAAAGTGTTTCATCCCGAACTCGATGCAAAATGCCCTCTGGCGGAAATGGCGGTGATAGGAGACGTCGAGAAGGCGTGGAAACTCCTCACGGATACGGGCAGACGCTTCATTCCTGTTGTATACGTCAATTCACGGGCCGATCTGAAGGCATTCTGCGGGAAGAACGGGGGGTTTGTCTGCACCTCCGCCAACGCGGGAAAAGCCATGGAACATGTGATATCGCAAGGTGCCGTCCCCTTTTTCTTTCCCGACGAGAACCTGGGCCGTAATACCGCCCACACCATGGGTATCTCCGACGACGAGATGTTCCTCTGGGAACCTCAAGAAGATATCACCGCAGCCGCCCTTTCGGACATCGCCCACAAAAAGGCGATACTCTGGCGGGGTTTCTGCTACGTTCACACGGCCTTCAAACCCTCCGATATCGAAGAGATCAAAAAGGCCTACGGGGACATCGGCGTCATCGTCCATCCCGAATGCACCCCTGACGTTGTCAGCCTTTCCGACCATGTGGGATCGACGAGCTACATTAAAAACACCGTCGAGGCCGCCGCGGCCGGCACGAAATGGGCCATCGGAACGGAGATCAACTTCGTCAACCGCCTTAAGGCCGACCACCCCGACAAGCTCATCGTGCCCCTCAAGGAATGGGGATGCCGGGAAATGGCCCGGGTCACCTCACAGAAGTTCCTCGCCGTTCTCGAGAACCTCGTGGAAGGAAGAGCCCAGCCGGAAGTGGCCGTCAACCCCGAAAATGCGCAATACGCCAGGGTTGCTCTGGAAAGGATGCTTGCGATAAAGTGA
- the nadC gene encoding carboxylating nicotinate-nucleotide diphosphorylase — MPAGPQEFLNEDIGVEDVTTNAVVPDGHRSRAKIVAKAAGVLAGQAFAREVFVVLDKNIAYREHKKDGETLSTGDIIATIEGRTRAILTAERVALNILQRLSGIATLTRTFVDAASGTRARILDTRKTTPGIRTMEKYAVSMGGGVNHRRNLTEMALIKENHIAVAGSIGTAVGLVRKAADVPIEVEVRTMDELKEALEAKVERIMLDNWDTASMRDAVALVAGRVPIEASGNMTVERVREVAAAGVDLISVGALTHSAGALDISLLHEGVDR; from the coding sequence ATGCCAGCGGGACCGCAAGAATTCCTCAATGAAGACATCGGCGTCGAGGACGTGACGACCAATGCGGTCGTCCCCGACGGGCATCGCTCCCGCGCAAAGATCGTAGCGAAGGCGGCAGGGGTGCTCGCAGGCCAGGCCTTCGCCAGAGAGGTCTTCGTGGTCCTCGACAAGAACATTGCCTACAGGGAACATAAGAAGGACGGCGAAACCCTGAGCACAGGCGATATCATAGCGACCATCGAGGGCCGCACGCGGGCCATCCTCACCGCCGAAAGGGTGGCACTCAATATCCTCCAGAGGCTTTCAGGCATTGCCACGTTGACAAGGACCTTCGTCGATGCCGCATCGGGCACGAGGGCCCGTATACTTGACACCCGCAAAACAACACCCGGTATACGAACAATGGAAAAGTACGCAGTTTCCATGGGCGGCGGCGTCAATCACCGCCGCAATCTCACGGAAATGGCCCTTATCAAGGAAAACCACATAGCCGTCGCCGGTTCCATAGGCACGGCTGTTGGACTTGTCCGCAAGGCAGCGGATGTCCCCATCGAGGTCGAGGTGCGCACCATGGATGAACTGAAAGAGGCCCTCGAGGCAAAGGTCGAACGTATTATGCTCGACAACTGGGATACGGCATCGATGCGTGATGCCGTGGCTCTCGTTGCCGGACGGGTGCCGATCGAGGCATCGGGGAACATGACCGTCGAACGGGTCAGGGAGGTGGCGGCGGCGGGCGTGGACCTCATATCCGTGGGAGCCCTCACACACTCGGCCGGCGCCCTCGATATAAGCTTATTGCATGAAGGAGTAGACAGGTGA
- a CDS encoding IclR family transcriptional regulator, giving the protein MNDFTTKTESTKGFFNRSLERALQIMCAFTSERTAYTLTQLTEVVGLPKATTIRLCSTLMKYGFMKFDDASKQYSLGIRLFQLGGVVYSSLSLRRSAYPFLQQLQIRTRKTAFLGMLENDELIYLDRSENPASPIRFTSQIGRTRPPYFGMLGQMLMASLHEDEVDRILEAKPLKAYTKRTTIDPHEFREKLARIRKQGYIVEEEEAVEGISGIAAPVYDSNGSAVAAVGIGFISSSADAKDRETLIADVLKTGDRISWEIGYTGIGHPYATPHEGWFPSPE; this is encoded by the coding sequence ATGAATGACTTCACCACAAAAACAGAAAGCACCAAAGGATTTTTCAACCGGTCTCTGGAGAGGGCCCTTCAGATCATGTGCGCATTTACCAGCGAGCGAACCGCCTACACCCTGACGCAGCTGACAGAAGTTGTCGGATTACCGAAGGCCACCACCATCAGGCTTTGTTCCACGCTTATGAAGTATGGCTTCATGAAATTCGACGACGCCTCAAAACAATATTCCCTTGGCATAAGGCTCTTCCAGTTGGGCGGGGTAGTCTATTCATCACTGTCCTTGAGGAGGAGCGCATATCCCTTCCTGCAGCAACTCCAGATAAGGACAAGGAAGACCGCCTTCCTGGGCATGCTTGAGAACGACGAACTCATCTATCTGGACAGGAGCGAAAACCCCGCAAGCCCCATCAGGTTTACCTCCCAGATAGGCAGAACACGGCCGCCCTATTTCGGAATGCTGGGCCAGATGCTCATGGCCTCACTGCACGAGGACGAGGTGGACCGGATCCTCGAAGCAAAACCCTTGAAGGCTTACACGAAAAGAACAACTATCGATCCCCATGAGTTCAGGGAAAAACTGGCCAGGATACGAAAACAGGGCTACATCGTTGAAGAAGAGGAGGCCGTCGAAGGCATTTCGGGGATTGCGGCCCCGGTCTATGATTCCAACGGTTCCGCGGTGGCGGCGGTCGGCATCGGCTTCATTTCTTCATCGGCAGACGCTAAAGACAGGGAGACCCTCATCGCCGACGTCCTGAAAACAGGCGACAGAATTTCCTGGGAGATTGGTTACACGGGGATCGGACATCCCTACGCTACCCCACACGAGGGTTGGTTTCCTTCACCGGAATAA
- a CDS encoding enoyl-CoA hydratase/isomerase family protein: MIVWQVRVRMLKALGVTETDLGEGETGTDANPKGGSMLYETLHFDLDGQIGTLTLDVPGKLNAHTRQMRTELLHFWRERQNNEDECRVIIMTGKGKAFCAGGDIEEIDDPDTPVYKQTPEQRYVDQDKISEVVLLMRRAPQPIIGAIHGWAAGGGFSLALACDLRVADPTTRFIASYINIGLTGTDMGGSFHFPRQVPLAIANEYLLTGETMDAETACRWGLVNYLVPEDQLMAKARELAQKMIAKSVLGLRMTKEVIGQNIGPASLETAICLENRNQVLCLGSQPIVNPFKSKGKEK; this comes from the coding sequence ATGATCGTGTGGCAGGTGCGCGTCCGCATGCTGAAGGCCCTTGGAGTCACCGAGACGGACCTCGGGGAAGGGGAAACGGGAACCGATGCAAATCCTAAAGGAGGCTCAATGTTGTACGAGACGCTTCATTTCGATCTGGACGGGCAGATCGGTACGCTGACCCTCGATGTTCCCGGCAAACTGAACGCCCATACAAGGCAGATGAGGACTGAGCTCCTCCATTTCTGGAGAGAGAGACAGAACAATGAAGACGAGTGCCGGGTGATCATAATGACGGGCAAGGGCAAGGCCTTCTGTGCGGGCGGAGACATCGAGGAGATAGACGATCCGGATACGCCCGTCTACAAGCAGACCCCGGAGCAGCGTTACGTAGATCAGGACAAGATCTCTGAGGTCGTTCTCCTCATGCGGCGGGCGCCCCAGCCCATAATCGGCGCCATTCACGGATGGGCGGCGGGAGGAGGGTTCAGTCTCGCTCTGGCCTGCGATCTGCGCGTAGCCGACCCGACGACGCGGTTCATAGCGTCCTACATCAACATCGGACTGACGGGGACGGACATGGGCGGCAGCTTCCATTTCCCCCGGCAGGTGCCGCTGGCAATAGCCAACGAATATCTTCTCACGGGGGAGACGATGGATGCCGAGACCGCCTGCAGGTGGGGTCTCGTCAACTACCTGGTGCCTGAGGACCAGCTCATGGCAAAAGCACGCGAACTGGCGCAAAAGATGATCGCAAAATCCGTGCTGGGTCTGAGGATGACGAAGGAGGTCATCGGTCAGAACATTGGGCCGGCCAGCCTTGAGACCGCCATCTGCCTCGAAAACCGCAACCAGGTCCTGTGTCTTGGATCGCAGCCGATTGTCAATCCCTTCAAAAGCAAGGGGAAGGAGAAATAA
- a CDS encoding TetR/AcrR family transcriptional regulator, protein MKPTHHRKKDVTREQIVRAAIQVFGGKSYLEANISEIAQKAEVAEGTIYQHFKNKEDLLFFIPMERTNAFCEGLDLHLQGIQDARNKLAKFAWYYLYFFKTNPEYARIAMLELRVNKNFQKTNGYRLFRGWSKMLLDIIQEGQQEGSVRGDMDPHIIQELLLGTLEHYVTRWLLKDESWDLLEFREHAVDLVMNGIKAKDVEEEKVAASSKTETGVPLSLKSKISKA, encoded by the coding sequence ATGAAACCTACTCATCATAGAAAAAAGGATGTCACAAGAGAACAGATAGTCAGGGCCGCCATCCAGGTTTTCGGCGGGAAGAGCTACCTCGAGGCGAACATCTCCGAGATCGCCCAGAAGGCTGAAGTTGCTGAAGGGACGATCTATCAGCATTTCAAGAACAAGGAAGACCTCCTTTTCTTCATACCCATGGAGAGAACGAACGCTTTTTGCGAGGGGTTGGATCTGCATTTGCAGGGGATCCAGGACGCGCGGAACAAGCTGGCGAAGTTCGCGTGGTACTACCTTTATTTCTTCAAGACAAATCCCGAGTATGCGCGTATAGCCATGCTGGAATTGCGGGTGAACAAGAATTTCCAGAAAACAAATGGATATCGCCTGTTCAGAGGATGGTCGAAGATGCTTCTCGATATCATCCAGGAGGGCCAGCAGGAAGGCTCCGTCAGGGGCGATATGGATCCCCACATCATCCAGGAACTGCTTCTGGGTACTTTGGAGCATTACGTGACGCGCTGGCTTCTCAAGGATGAGAGCTGGGACCTGCTGGAGTTCCGTGAGCACGCGGTGGATCTCGTTATGAACGGGATCAAGGCAAAAGACGTGGAGGAGGAAAAAGTTGCGGCCAGCAGTAAGACAGAGACGGGGGTGCCCCTGTCCCTGAAAAGCAAGATTTCAAAGGCTTGA
- a CDS encoding ABC transporter substrate-binding protein, protein MKRLLAVALIVVSAVLFSFQAQAANEIVVGCISDLTGTYAALSRQQRDAVNMAVDEINKSGGLLGKKLRVVLEDSATSVSLATQKLERLILDEKVDFVIPPTTSSAVLAMMPIALKHNKLMMVTLAQSMKITGENKNKVTFRCFGNGEITAKPQVKWMMKNLGKKYYIIGADYAWPRSTAEVYTKFLKQAGAEIIGETWFPLGTKDFAPYFGKIKAAKPEVLLMICAGNDAVSLASQVKQYGLAKQMKLAADGSFVSADIIKAHGRNADGIIIADFYVDTLDTPENKVFVKNFYSRYKELPSKMALSSYEGVMWVAQAIKQVGSTDTDKLVKALEGSTYKGPQGSKKMGPDHQAALEVYMIKIENGKYKIMERAN, encoded by the coding sequence ATGAAACGTTTGCTCGCCGTCGCTTTAATCGTCGTTTCGGCCGTCCTTTTCAGTTTTCAGGCGCAGGCTGCCAATGAGATCGTGGTCGGATGTATCTCCGACCTGACAGGCACGTATGCCGCGCTGTCAAGACAGCAAAGGGATGCAGTGAACATGGCTGTTGATGAGATCAACAAATCAGGGGGACTGCTTGGCAAAAAGCTGAGGGTTGTGCTTGAGGACTCGGCAACAAGTGTCTCGCTGGCGACTCAGAAACTGGAACGTCTCATTCTCGATGAGAAAGTGGACTTCGTCATTCCACCCACCACCTCGTCCGCGGTCCTTGCCATGATGCCCATCGCGCTCAAGCACAACAAGTTGATGATGGTCACGCTGGCCCAGTCCATGAAGATCACCGGTGAGAACAAGAACAAGGTCACCTTCCGCTGCTTCGGTAACGGTGAGATCACGGCAAAACCGCAGGTGAAGTGGATGATGAAGAACCTTGGCAAGAAATACTATATCATTGGAGCGGACTACGCCTGGCCAAGGTCGACAGCGGAAGTTTACACCAAGTTCCTGAAACAAGCCGGGGCGGAAATAATCGGCGAAACCTGGTTCCCTCTGGGAACGAAAGACTTTGCACCTTATTTCGGCAAGATCAAGGCCGCGAAACCGGAAGTGCTGCTCATGATATGTGCAGGCAACGATGCCGTGTCCCTGGCCTCCCAGGTCAAGCAGTATGGTCTTGCGAAACAGATGAAACTGGCCGCCGACGGTTCCTTCGTGTCCGCCGACATCATCAAGGCACATGGCAGGAATGCAGACGGCATCATCATAGCCGATTTCTACGTCGATACGCTTGACACGCCGGAAAACAAGGTTTTCGTCAAGAATTTCTACAGCCGTTACAAAGAGCTGCCGAGCAAGATGGCACTCAGTTCATATGAGGGTGTCATGTGGGTCGCGCAGGCCATTAAACAGGTCGGTTCCACGGATACGGACAAGCTGGTCAAGGCTCTTGAAGGCTCCACATACAAGGGCCCCCAGGGGAGCAAAAAGATGGGTCCTGACCACCAGGCCGCTCTCGAAGTCTACATGATCAAGATAGAGAATGGAAAGTACAAGATCATGGAAAGGGCGAACTAG